The Medicago truncatula cultivar Jemalong A17 chromosome 7, MtrunA17r5.0-ANR, whole genome shotgun sequence genome includes the window GACCGCACCCACGACTCATTGAGTGGATATATTTTATTCTCAAACGCGAGCAAGCTTGCAGGCCATGCTGCAGCAGTAGTGGATCCTTTTTGTACGCTCAACTACATATGGACATAAATAACACCATAACAGGTAAATAACACGGAATACCCAACAAACTACATCATGCAATTGTTAAAGACAAAATAATTCTTTAGGTAATTTCAAATTTGCTATGCTAATCAAGCAGAATATGACCCAGCTGTATGTCAAGACTACTTCTGACCCTTCACAAAAAAATCCCTAATAAGTAAAGGAAAAACAACATAAAGAAACCGACAGAAAATTCCTATACACATCTCTGTTGCTACTATTTCTAACTAGTGTTAAATCAGGCTGGCCTTGTGCATTTGGACCAGAATTTAATTCAGATCAATAAATTGTTAGTCAAGCTTTCAATCCTATCTGGGCTGTGttcctttttttattcttaaaactGGAGTTTAATATAATTTCCAAATAATTTATTCAACTAATTTGTATTTAAAGATTTAAAGATAAAAGACATAGATGCTTGTTTTAAAAtgacatttcatttcatttcacttCAAAACAAGAGACTATGACTCCATTGGATTTgcaaattaatttcaaattttcatctttaatttaaaaaataccaCCTTTTTTATCTTCAAAGTGATGCAAGAAACAgtgaaaacaacataaaaaatgttCACAGTTTTGTATACATACATGACaatgaaaacagaaaacaaaatgaaaacaagttTGTCCTTTTTAATTACGAATGAAAACATAAATAGTTTTAAAACAAGCAGTCCCTTGATAATTCTAGTAAATTTAACTATTCTCTGAAGACCAGGCTATGTGGGGCCATCCCAAATTGGGCCGGGGCAATTTTTAAGAGGATTGCTCTTTAGGCACCTAGCAATTGCTCACAGGCACCCAGTCACCTACTGAACGGCAATTAAACACCGTTCGCTGCAAAACGGTAATTAATTGCCATTCGGCACCTtttaaatcactttttaaatcggTTTAACCGAATTAAAAAGCTCCCCAAacggtagttttttttttttttgaagaagctaaactaacctCTCCAAACGGTAGTTAATTGCCGTTAGGGGGTATTTTGGATTATTTGAGGTGCCGGTGAGCAATTGCTACATGCCTAAAGagaaaatttcagtttttaatTCTGTTAGCCTAGTACATTCATTTTGTTGGGTTTTTCAGACCAATGCATTGAGCTCAGCCCAATTTGACTCCTCTACTACTACCACAGCTATATTTAACAATATTACTTCCAGTACTGCTATATCCAATAATAGTATTTTCCAAAATTATCATAACGCAGATCTAGGGATTTTAGCCACTAACCTCTTTTATCAACCTTTTATAAGTTTGAGTAAGACCAAACTCTCTCCACCTCACTAGGTCAATTATGTTCAACCCCGACATCCAAGCACAGGAATTATGGCTGAAACCTTTCTCACCTAAATAACCTTTCAATTGACCTAGCCTTACTGAGCAGAATTGCACAGCACCATTGACTTTTTCTCCCATGTCTAGGTTCCAAAGGGATGACAAGTCTCGCTGAATAACAACATCATCGTCCAGAACAACAACTTTCTTCAATTTGCTGAATATATCAGGAAGTAAATAGTGTGaatgagaaaaaattgaaatgtattCCGTTCTAAACTGGCCCATGGATGGATTATCATAACTGCGAAATGAAACACGAAACTCTTCAGGCAAGGACAGTTGTAATGAATTGTCTTTTAGGCTATCCATCTCAAGATGCTCAACATTTAACACTTGAACAGCAGCTTCCCCATAATTGTTCCTCTTGAACCAAAGCTTCATTGCATAATAATTTTGACCATCAGACAACACATGAAAAACCTGATTCCGACTTACCTGAAATATTGAGCAGCAACAagtgaaattattaaaatagtcGCTAAAATTCAACCTCTATGAATTCACTGGTGTATGATTAGAAGCAAAGCATACTTTTGCATGAGTTACAGTTGAGTTAATAACCACTGATGCTGCAAGCACATTATtagagaaaataacataatggTGCAATGAAGAATCTTCAAATTTTTCTGAATCTGCCTCTTCTTCATCATGTGATGATTTGAAATATTCAACAGTTAGTTTCAGTGCCAGGCAGTGAAAACTCTTTGGCATTGTCAGAACATTAAGTTTATATAGGAATGCACTCTGTTTCCTGTGGAAATCAGCTTCATCCTCAGTCAGATCATATAATTGTCTAAATTTCTTATCAACATTGTCGCAAACCACGGGGACTGATTTAGCTCTGGCTATTGCAACATCCATCCTCTCTGATTTGGTCTCAACCctataaaatgattttgaataccttgtaaaattttttgtaAACTTAAGCAACTCAAATGAGAAAAGTGCTTTTGCACGAGGGGACATGCTAAGAgatgtaataaaaaaacattcatgGGCTAACATCTAATGAATCCTAAGCTTTTGATAGTTGGTTCATGAATCATGACATGCCTGAAAGTCAAGGTTCACAGAACAACGGCATTGGGTTTGAGGTTAATCAACAGAAAGGACATTATATACCCCGAGATAGAACAAAGTTGAGATGAGAAAGAAAGATAACGCCATGCTTTGCAGTATAACCTATTAGCCCAAAAAATTGTCTAGGGAACCATAAATGGTTCTAAAATAATATACCCAAGTAAATagaaattaaatacaaatatatagaagcaaataaaaatattaagggTCACTTTAGTTGTTTTAGGAAATAAACTAATTAAACTACATTAAGGACTCAACTGTCTGAAAGCATAACAAACATTTGAATCCAAGAAAATTAACAACCCAGATCTGCAAGCTTAATAAGAAAACTGTTAATCAACATTTTTTACAAGACTATTTGATTGAAGATGAACTTAAGTTGACGAAAAAATTATCAGATACCAATAACTTCTCAAGTAGAAAGCAACTTAAACATCTAAGCTGGggggaaaagaaaaaatcaaattatatcaGCTTACAGTGGTGGAAGATCAGCATCTGTAGAAGATTCACTAAGCACATGCTCCAGCTCTTGTATACTCTGTTTTAGTTGGCGAGACAGTTTGTCTTGTGCAGGGAGTTTTGCAATGCTAGGATAATAAGCTCTAGCCACAAATAGTTGGTCTTTCAACTTCTTAACCATGGCGTCTTTCATAACTTCTTTATGTTCTTGTTGCCACAGACAGTAACTACCATATGTGAGCTCACACGACGTTCCAGTTTCATCAGCAGAACTTGTCTTAGGGTGGGTGACTTGTTCAGTGCGACCATGTTTAGGATTATGAACTTTAGGAGTCTGTTATAGAACTTAAATTAGTTCAAATAGCTACATgaacaataatatataaaataacttttaaagGCTGCTGGATAGTACAAAGCTATATAACTTGTATTATAACACTGAGAGACTGTGAGTTTGATTTGGTTGTTTATACACCTCTGATTTTCCGCGACCCGGTTAACTATTTGAATGGAGCGTTAGAGTTTCCTTTTTATGTTAGTACTTAGTCTGCTGTGAATGTTATAGGAGATTATACTAGTTATACAAGATTCTGCCTACTAAATTTTTAtcccaccaaaaaaaaaaaaatctgcccTCTAAGATTAATGGTATATATGAGTCTCTCAGTCTCAGTCAATGGCTTAAATTGAACTATTCTGAGCAATTATGTGTTCAATAAATGACAATAATATATTCGTACATTAGTAGTTGGAGGTGATTGCAGGGCAGCGTTAGGTGGCAGCGGCGGCGGCGTCTTGACAcctgaaaattaattaaaatttaaaacaggAAAAAAGGAAATGATTTTCAAGAAGCTATTGGGGAATATGATATTGAACCGGTAGAAGCACACCTCTATGTTTTTCTTCATTGGTATTTACGATCCCATTCTTGTCTCCTTTAGAATAATTCTTCAGAACATCCTGACAtgcaaaattattattgataaaaTGATAATCAGTAGTTAGCCACAACACAACCCATAGAAGATGCATTTACACCCCAATCCCACAACTTGTCAATCTGGAACAAGGAATTTGTAAGATTTAAAACCTGGTGCAGACAAGTTCGCCAATTTTTGCAATATAAAGAGGCCACTTTGACGTGGAACAATTTATTTGAGGATTTTCGTCAATAATGGATGTGTCTTACTTTGAAATAATTTCTAAGGGTTAGGAACAAAGGCTTTACCAAAAACAAAGAGACAGATATTTTGCGCCATTGGAAATGTGCAGTTTATGCAGTCCTTGGGAGCGTTTGGTTAGTTAAGATAGGATTACCTTGATACCTCTCAAGTCTCAACTAGGGGATGGGAATGGGTACATGGCATTCTTCTaatgtttgtttaaaaatagCTTCGATTTCGAACAAACTTTGAGATTGACATTTGGGAAGGTTTTGATgtattgtttatttatatttatattccaCTGTTCTcttatgtttctttctttttctgttctGGAGGAATCTTTGTTTTGCCCAAATTTTTCAAACATATTTTTGTTGtaataaaaaccaaaaaactagGCAGTTCACAAGGCTGGGGTCTTAAGGTTGACATGAAACCCAAAAACCTTACAATGATGACAATTACAAAATCATGATCAACATCAAGTTTTCCCTTCGATTATGTTAGGCAAGAATTAAAAGACAAGATAATCGATTATCcgttatttatataaatattttctcaTACAAACTTCTAAAAAAAGAAGTATAAAATTAACCACCAGAGTATTATGCAGAGAACCTTGGGAAGAGTTGGTTCAAACTTAGTGATCAGTTCCTTCACATGACTTGTTTTATCTCCCTGCGgaagaaatttacaaaaaataagaCATTATTTAAGGCTTTGGAAGGGGTAAGATTTCCGTTTTTGAATGTTTGGTTCATACACCAACCATGTGTTTTGTTTAAACTTTATACTGATAACCTAGTAAAAGGATTAATTGTTTACCCATTTTCTATGCTTTGAGAATGCCCATCAGTGTTTGTGCATGCTAATTGAAAATTAGAAAAGTATTCACACGTTTGACGATTTAAAAATTGACATTTTACGGGACTCTTGACTACAACTAAAACAGTGAGGCTACTGTGACACAGTATCCCGCAGAAGATTGCTAGAAGAAAAGGAAGGCTTATTTAAAATAGCTTGGGACTAAACCACCGTACCTCAGACTTATCCTCTTTATGGCGAACATCATGCCTATTGTATTCAATAATATTTGGACTCTGATTTGGAAAATGACACAAGAGAAAGTGAGGGGAAAAATGACAAACTCAACATGATAATTCTACATTAAGCTAGA containing:
- the LOC11442107 gene encoding probable galacturonosyltransferase 7 isoform X3 yields the protein MKSGGLGAVQSSYGVPAKRRWRGLIIAVLGLVILSMLVPLVFLLGLHNSFHTSGYIYEQRNTPSGDKTSHVKELITKFEPTLPKDVLKNYSKGDKNGIVNTNEEKHRGVKTPPPLPPNAALQSPPTTNTPKVHNPKHGRTEQVTHPKTSSADETGTSCELTYGSYCLWQQEHKEVMKDAMVKKLKDQLFVARAYYPSIAKLPAQDKLSRQLKQSIQELEHVLSESSTDADLPPLVETKSERMDVAIARAKSVPVVCDNVDKKFRQLYDLTEDEADFHRKQSAFLYKLNVLTMPKSFHCLALKLTVEYFKSSHDEEEADSEKFEDSSLHHYVIFSNNVLAASVVINSTVTHAKVSRNQVFHVLSDGQNYYAMKLWFKRNNYGEAAVQVLNVEHLEMDSLKDNSLQLSLPEEFRVSFRSYDNPSMGQFRTEYISIFSHSHYLLPDIFSKLKKVVVLDDDVVIQRDLSSLWNLDMGEKVNGAVQFCSVRLGQLKGYLGEKGFSHNSCAWMSGLNIIDLVRWREFGLTQTYKRLIKELSVQKGSTTAAAWPASLLAFENKIYPLNESWVRSGLGHDYKIDSNSIKSAPVLHYNGKMKPWLDLGIPNYKSYWKKYLNKEDQLLSECNVNS
- the LOC11442107 gene encoding probable galacturonosyltransferase 7 isoform X1 — protein: MKSGGLGAVQSSYGVPAKRRWRGLIIAVLGLVILSMLVPLVFLLGLHNSFHTSGYIYEQRNTPSSPNIIEYNRHDVRHKEDKSEGDKTSHVKELITKFEPTLPKDVLKNYSKGDKNGIVNTNEEKHRGVKTPPPLPPNAALQSPPTTNTPKVHNPKHGRTEQVTHPKTSSADETGTSCELTYGSYCLWQQEHKEVMKDAMVKKLKDQLFVARAYYPSIAKLPAQDKLSRQLKQSIQELEHVLSESSTDADLPPLVETKSERMDVAIARAKSVPVVCDNVDKKFRQLYDLTEDEADFHRKQSAFLYKLNVLTMPKSFHCLALKLTVEYFKSSHDEEEADSEKFEDSSLHHYVIFSNNVLAASVVINSTVTHAKVSRNQVFHVLSDGQNYYAMKLWFKRNNYGEAAVQVLNVEHLEMDSLKDNSLQLSLPEEFRVSFRSYDNPSMGQFRTEYISIFSHSHYLLPDIFSKLKKVVVLDDDVVIQRDLSSLWNLDMGEKVNGAVQFCSVRLGQLKGYLGEKGFSHNSCAWMSGLNIIDLVRWREFGLTQTYKRLIKELSVQKGSTTAAAWPASLLAFENKIYPLNESWVRSGLGHDYKIDSNSIKSAPVLHYNGKMKPWLDLGIPNYKSYWKKYLNKEDQLLSECNVNS
- the LOC11442107 gene encoding probable galacturonosyltransferase 7 isoform X2, which codes for MKSGGLGAVQSSYGVPAKRRWRGLIIAVLGLVILSMLVPLVFLLGLHNSFHTSGYIYEQRNTPSSPNIIEYNRHDVRHKEDKSEDVLKNYSKGDKNGIVNTNEEKHRGVKTPPPLPPNAALQSPPTTNTPKVHNPKHGRTEQVTHPKTSSADETGTSCELTYGSYCLWQQEHKEVMKDAMVKKLKDQLFVARAYYPSIAKLPAQDKLSRQLKQSIQELEHVLSESSTDADLPPLVETKSERMDVAIARAKSVPVVCDNVDKKFRQLYDLTEDEADFHRKQSAFLYKLNVLTMPKSFHCLALKLTVEYFKSSHDEEEADSEKFEDSSLHHYVIFSNNVLAASVVINSTVTHAKVSRNQVFHVLSDGQNYYAMKLWFKRNNYGEAAVQVLNVEHLEMDSLKDNSLQLSLPEEFRVSFRSYDNPSMGQFRTEYISIFSHSHYLLPDIFSKLKKVVVLDDDVVIQRDLSSLWNLDMGEKVNGAVQFCSVRLGQLKGYLGEKGFSHNSCAWMSGLNIIDLVRWREFGLTQTYKRLIKELSVQKGSTTAAAWPASLLAFENKIYPLNESWVRSGLGHDYKIDSNSIKSAPVLHYNGKMKPWLDLGIPNYKSYWKKYLNKEDQLLSECNVNS
- the LOC11442107 gene encoding probable galacturonosyltransferase 7 isoform X4 yields the protein MKSGGLGAVQSSYGVPAKRRWRGLIIAVLGLVILSMLVPLVFLLGLHNSFHTSGYIYEQRNTPSDVLKNYSKGDKNGIVNTNEEKHRGVKTPPPLPPNAALQSPPTTNTPKVHNPKHGRTEQVTHPKTSSADETGTSCELTYGSYCLWQQEHKEVMKDAMVKKLKDQLFVARAYYPSIAKLPAQDKLSRQLKQSIQELEHVLSESSTDADLPPLVETKSERMDVAIARAKSVPVVCDNVDKKFRQLYDLTEDEADFHRKQSAFLYKLNVLTMPKSFHCLALKLTVEYFKSSHDEEEADSEKFEDSSLHHYVIFSNNVLAASVVINSTVTHAKVSRNQVFHVLSDGQNYYAMKLWFKRNNYGEAAVQVLNVEHLEMDSLKDNSLQLSLPEEFRVSFRSYDNPSMGQFRTEYISIFSHSHYLLPDIFSKLKKVVVLDDDVVIQRDLSSLWNLDMGEKVNGAVQFCSVRLGQLKGYLGEKGFSHNSCAWMSGLNIIDLVRWREFGLTQTYKRLIKELSVQKGSTTAAAWPASLLAFENKIYPLNESWVRSGLGHDYKIDSNSIKSAPVLHYNGKMKPWLDLGIPNYKSYWKKYLNKEDQLLSECNVNS